The Lentzea guizhouensis genome contains a region encoding:
- the corA gene encoding magnesium/cobalt transporter CorA yields MPSLPSIRGRGAAQRPAPHISVPLSHYVVDCAVYVDGKRLPGRWTHTDAVKEVRKRKDGFVWIGLHEPDAEQIEGIAETFGLHELAVEDAVHAHQRPKLERYDNTLFMVFKTVRYVTNPSPDTANEIVESGEIMVFLGKDFVITVRHGNHSGLSKLRHVLEADPERLEIGPAAVLHAIADQVVDNYLEVTDHIEDDIDRMEERVFAPRTEVSAEQIYLFKREVVELRRAVMPLANPLRRLAEGYTPLIPEQVRAFFRDVDDHLTEVSERVTAFDELLTTLVDATLAKITLQQNTDMRKITSWVAIISVPTMVVGVYGMNFDYMPELKWKFGYPLVMSLVLIACLTLYRILRRNRWL; encoded by the coding sequence ATGCCCAGCCTGCCCTCGATCCGCGGACGTGGCGCTGCGCAGCGCCCTGCTCCGCACATCTCCGTGCCGTTGTCGCACTACGTGGTCGACTGCGCGGTCTACGTCGACGGCAAGCGCTTGCCAGGCCGGTGGACGCACACCGACGCGGTGAAAGAGGTCCGCAAGCGCAAGGACGGGTTCGTCTGGATCGGTCTGCACGAGCCGGACGCCGAGCAGATCGAGGGCATCGCGGAGACGTTCGGGCTGCACGAGCTCGCCGTCGAGGACGCGGTCCACGCGCACCAGCGCCCGAAGCTCGAGCGCTACGACAACACGCTCTTCATGGTGTTCAAGACCGTGCGGTACGTGACGAACCCCTCGCCGGACACCGCCAACGAGATCGTCGAGTCCGGCGAGATCATGGTGTTCCTGGGCAAGGACTTCGTCATCACCGTGCGGCACGGCAACCACTCCGGGCTCTCCAAGCTGCGCCACGTGCTGGAGGCCGACCCGGAGCGCCTGGAGATCGGCCCCGCCGCGGTGCTGCACGCCATCGCCGACCAGGTGGTCGACAACTACCTCGAGGTCACCGACCACATCGAGGACGACATCGACCGCATGGAGGAACGGGTCTTCGCGCCGCGCACCGAGGTGAGCGCCGAGCAGATCTACCTGTTCAAGCGCGAGGTCGTGGAGCTGCGCCGCGCGGTGATGCCGCTCGCGAACCCGTTGCGCCGCTTGGCGGAGGGCTACACGCCGCTCATCCCGGAGCAGGTCCGCGCGTTCTTCCGCGACGTCGACGACCACCTCACCGAGGTCTCCGAGCGCGTCACGGCGTTCGACGAGCTGCTGACCACGCTGGTCGACGCGACGCTCGCGAAGATCACGCTGCAGCAGAACACCGACATGCGCAAGATCACCTCGTGGGTCGCGATCATCTCCGTGCCCACCATGGTCGTCGGTGTGTACGGCATGAACTTCGACTACATGCCCGAGCTGAAGTGGAAGTTCGGCTATCCCCTGGTGATGAGCCTGGTCCTCATCGCCTGCCTCACGCTCTACCGAATACTGCGCCGAAATCGCTGGCTGTGA